In Colias croceus chromosome 8, ilColCroc2.1, a genomic segment contains:
- the LOC123693935 gene encoding malate dehydrogenase, cytoplasmic has product MAAPIKVVVTGAAGQIAYSLLYQIASGAVFGPEQPVFLHLLDIAPMMGVLEGVVMELADCALPLLVGVLPTANPEEAFKDVAAAFLVGAMPRKEGMERKDLLSANVRIFKEQGQALDKVARKDVKVLVVGNPANTNALICSKYAPSIPKENFTAMTRLDQNRAQAQLAAKLGVRVQDVKNVIIWGNHSSTQFPDASNAVVNIGGVEKSVPAAINDDEFLKSAFVSTVQKRGAAVIAARKMSSALSAAKAASDHMRDWFLGTGDRWVSMGVVSDGSYGTPRDVVFSFPVTVSNGKWKIVEGLTISDFVRKMLDVTGKELDEEKTDALEVCK; this is encoded by the exons atg gcTGCACCAATTAAAGTTGTTGTCACTGGGGCAGCAGGACAAATTGCCTACTCTCTTCTTTATCAAATTGCATCAGGTGCTGTTTTCGGACCTGAACAACCAGTCTTTCTTCACCTTCTTGATATCGCCCCAATGATGGGTGTACTTGAAGGTGTTGTCATGGAGTTAGCCGATTGTGCTCTGCCACTCCTTGTTGGAGTTCTTCCTACTGCTAATCCTGAAGAAGCATTTAAGGATGTAGCTGCTGCATTTTTAGTAGGCGCTATGCCAAGGAAAGAGGGTATGGAGAGAAAGGACCTTCTGTCTGCCAATGTacgcattttcaaagaacAGGGACAAGCTTTAGACAAAGTTGCCCGTAAAGATGTTAAAGTGCTGGTTGTTGGTAACCCAGCGAACACGAATGCTTTGATTTGTTCCAAATATGCACCATCCATTCCTAAAGAAAACTTCACTGCTATGACTCGTCTCGATCAAAACCGTGCCCAGGCTCAATTGGCTGCTAAATTGGGTGTAAGAGTACAAGATGTGAAGAATGTTATTATTTGGGGTAACCACTCTTCCACACAATTTCCGGATGCGTCAAATGCTGTTGTCAACATTGGTGGTGTTGAAAAGTCAGTCCCAGCAGCTATCAATGATGATGAGTTTTTGAAGAGTGCATTTGTATCAACAGTACAGAAACGTGGCGCTGCAGTGATTGCAGCCAGGAAGATGTCATCTGCTTTGTCTGCAGCTAAAGCTGCATCAGACCATATGAGGGATTGGTTCTTGGGCACTGGTGACCGTTGGGTCAGTATGGGTGTTGTTTCTGATGGATCATATGGAACACCCCGTGATGTTGTGTTCTCCTTCCCTGTCACAGTCAGCAATGGAAAATGGAAGATTGTGGAGGGACTCACAATCTCAGACTTTGTCCGTAAGATGCTTGATGTGACTGGAAAGGAGTTAGATGAGGAAAAGACCGATGCCTTGGAAGTATGCAAGTAG
- the LOC123693620 gene encoding leucine-rich PPR motif-containing protein, mitochondrial has protein sequence MSSLLRSTKFVRYFTGAARTLILNSAKTAEANSLINPKSICASNSIILRDYATSKKTENLEPLLQRLDSEVRRYGRISKKDIDEVFDEIRAKNDITSSQSLLVIRCCGELVPEELPEQRTLLVQKIWNVLTERGVPMDVSHYNALLRVYLENEHPFSPAKFLEEMEKKGLQPNRVTYQRLMWRYCLEGDVEGATRVLEKMRELNMPVSEPVLNALVMGHAFHGDTDGAKAVLETMSGAGLTPSNRTYTLLACGYAKQGDIENVKKVIALAEDKESMLSDKDLLEIIEHMAVGGHDDKVEEIFPHLHKSIGYNQEVCHLIFKLLNRGCDSTAKKVMKTMPKSSNVDETMFKGAFYVKHLVKLNRPADSIIASCKELQEEGLVPRAVYIAAEMSLQLGHAEVAQKLLKELKAEGFELRQHFYWPLLVKKGKEGDEEGLLQILRDMTSENITPSGETLRDYVIPYLMKNDNPQNVILKLQIANIPVFHGARNLIVELLRLGRIKEAANVALQYQPRGGFSIVAQPLTNALSKTKDIDSFIKILHVISNNPQFQAEEDSAADVSPVNDLSGEVGRVIKNAVKYLKEPSLTEKLLQSVLEKGLRISVQSAEEIEQYLGNEMTTNISQILSKLTSPDLEYAPLTSKKMGINTKLTSEKIESLITKNKEKGNNITKLQKQLLLAYIDENKIERLDQYLEELKASNFELTMATLTRLYEFYAENGDVVKAKNIGELIKEKDPNFVINRYKKVLIATALIKQNKYDEALQFLKDEKPEDDVSSNFVLNAKCWQMLNTLAEEKDVTKVKELTETLIKYNYVAPSNVLLGPSIKVHILRDDLEGALSEFENCCNQYRSTPWKGELMKTLILKEDANKLQWLADLSTQIHGEINILHDLVLAFVECGRLRQARRILETPGLLTRQRRLNEACERYVEEGKSEYLEGLLEATKDLSIVDRSNIFYHLLITYCKADETEKALGLWTILQEEGEIPTDDFLVYLGNHLQSKNVEVPFIIPQQNNVQKTKKESSVKKVVEPVKPSKKQVTEDIEKLVQSGLYTQAMDQTINSIQSGSTPKYTVLKYLLKNLALEGNVEQIERLGKYIDNSMHKLISYDDKLTQAIFHKGSGEQHLEKLLVAAKAANNEEDLKQVLVRFPRSTTLAEAVKSPVLAEKCQTIADIAASKGIYLPANLLWMEYLLAGKTTEAQMFWDKYLKNSEVVVFRRLLQESHLQRNPKQIQDLIHYLKTNTKLPLSTVGNAYSRLINLHIVENKIDEAKTVLDDAYKFGITNEHLNKTTLQRLQQAFEANGKPFEYSL, from the exons ATGTCCTCTTTACTACGGTCGACCAAATTTGTGCGGTATTTCACTGGTGCGGCAAGAACCCTTATACTTAACTCCGCTAAAACAGCAGAAGCAAATTCTCTGATCAATCCAAAATCGATATGTGCTTCTAACAG taTCATTTTACGAGATTATGCTACATCGAAGAAAACAGAAAATCTTGAGCCTTTACTCCAAAGGCTAGATTCTGAAGTTAGAAGATATGGACGGATATCAAAAAAAGATATTGACGAAGTATTTGATGAGATTCGAGCGAAAAATGATATTACGAGTTCCCAATCATTGCTAGTGATTAGGTGTTGTG gtGAACTGGTTCCTGAAGAACTTCCTGAGCAAAGAACTCTCTTGGTTCAAAAGATATGGAATGTATTAACAGAGAGGGGTGTCCCTATGGATGTCTCACATTACAATGCACTCCTACGGGTCTATTTGGAGAATGAACACCCCTTCTCGCCTGCTAAATTTCTAGAAGAAATGGAAAAGAAGGGCTTGCAACCCAATAG AGTAACGTACCAAAGATTAATGTGGCGTTATTGCCTAGAAGGTGATGTTGAAGGTGCAACTAGGGTTCTTGAGAAAATGAGAGAACTTAATATGCCAGTTTCTGAACCTGTTCTCAATGCGTTAGTCATGGGCCATGCCTTCCATGGTGATACTGATGGGGCTAAGGCTGTGTTGGAAACTATGTCGGGTGCGGGCCTCACACCCTCTAACCGTACCTACACATTATTAGCATGTGGTTATGCAAAACAAGGTGACATAgaaaatgtcaaaaaagtGATTGCACTCGCAGAAGACAAAGAATCTATGTTGTCTGATAAG GATCTGTTAGAAATTATTGAACATATGGCAGTTGGTGGCCACGATGACAAGGTAGAGGAAATATTCCCACATTTACATAAAAGTATTGGTTATAATCAGGAAGTCTGTCACCTAATTTTCAAGCTGTTAAATAGAGGTTGTGATAGTACTGCAAAAAAAGTCATGAAAACAATGCCTAAATCCTCTAATGTTGATGAGACCATGTTTAAAGGGGCTTTCTATGTAAAACATCTAGTAAAATTAAACAGACCGGCTGATTCTATTATTGCATCATGTAAAGAATTACAAGAAGAAGGTTTGGTTCCGAGAGCTGTTTATATTGCAGCTGAAATGTCACTACAGCTTGGACATGCAGAAGTTGCACAGAAGTTATTAAAGGAACTAAAAGCAGAAGGCTTTGAACTTCGACAACACTTCTACTGGCCTCTTCTAGTAAAAAAGGGCAAAGAGGGAGATGAGGAAGGGCTATTACAAATCTTACGTGATATGACAAGTGAAAACATTACCCCCAGTGGCGAAACACTCAGAGACTATGTCATCCCATACCTTATGAAGAATGATAATCCACAAAATGTCATTTTGAAACTACAAATTGCTAATATACCAGTTTTCCATGGTGCCAGAAATTTGATTGTAGAATTATTGCGACTTGGCCGAATAAAGGAGGCGGCAAATGTGGCACTACAGTATCAACCCAGGGGAGGGTTCTCAATTGTAGCACAACCGCTTACCAATGCCTTGAGTAAAACAAAAGACATTGACTcctttataaaaattcttCATGTTATTAGTAACAACCCACAATTTCAAGCAGAGGAAGATTCTGCAGCAGATGTTTCACCTGTTAATGATTTAAGTGGTGAAGTGGGACGTGTCATTAAAAATGCAGTCAAATATTTAAAGGAACCATCCCTGACTGAAAAGCTTTTGCAATCTGTGCTTGAAAAAGGACTTCGCATTAGTGTCCAATCTGCAGAAGAGATAGAGCAGTACCTAGGCAATGAAATGACCACAAATATTTCGCAAATTTTGTCCAAACTTACATCTCCTGATCTTGAATATGCTCCGTTAACATCAAAGAAAATGGGtattaatactaaattaaCATCAGAAAAAATAGAAAGTTTAATAACCAAGAACAAAGAAAAAGGAAACAATATTACAAAGCTGCAGAAGCAGTTACTTCTGGCTTATatagatgaaaataaaattgaaaggTTGGATCAGTACCTTGAAGAATTGAAGGCTTCTAATTTTGAATTAACTATGGCAACTCTAACCAGGCTTTATGAGTTTTATGCAGAAAATGGAGATGTTGTAAAGGctaaaaatattggagaatTAATTAAGGAAAAGGATCCCAATTTCgtaataaatagatacaaaAAGGTGTTGATTGCAACTGCACTAATCAAACAGAATAAATATGATGAGGCTTTACAATTTCTTAAAGATGAAAAGCCAGAAGATGATGTCAGCTCAAACTTTGTCTTGAATGCAAAATGCTGGCAAATGTTAAACACATTAGCTGAAGAAAAGGATGTGACAAAg gTAAAAGAACTTACAGAAACACTGATTAAATACAACTATGTTGCACCATCAAATGTATTACTAGGACCAAGTATTAAAGTGCACATCTTAAGAGATGATCTTGAAGGAGCGCTGAGTGAATTTGAAAATTGTTGCAATCAATATAGAAGCACTCCATGGAAGGGAGAGTTGATGAAAACTCTTATACTGAAGGAAGATGCTAATAAACTGCAATGGCTTGCTGATTTAAGTACACAG ATCCACggtgaaataaatattctgcACGATTTGGTATTAGCATTTGTCGAATGTGGACGATTGAGACAAGCGCGCCGCATATTAGAAACGCCCGGTCTTCTGACACGCCAAAGAAGACTTAATGAAGCTTGTGAGAGATATGTAGag GAAGGCAAATCGGAATATCTTGAGGGATTATTGGAAGCTACAAAAGACTTATCAATTGTTGATCGGTCAAATATATTCTATCATTTACTCATAACATACTGCAAGGCAGATGAAACTGAAAAAGCTCTGGGCTTGTGGACCATATTACAAGAAGAGGGTGAAATTCCCACTGACGATTTCCTagtttatctcggaaatcatCTCCAATCAAAGAATGTGGAAGTTCCATTTATCATACCTCAACAAAATAATGTccaaaaaaccaaaaaagaaAGCTCTGTAAAGAAAGTAGTTGAGCCTGTGAAGCCCTCAAAAAAACAAGTGACAGAAGACATAGAAAAATTAGTGCAATCTGGTTTATATACACAGGCTATGGATCAAACCATTAATTCAATTCAGAGTGGTTCAACGCCTAAGTATACAGTCTTGAAATATCTGCTAAAAAACCTAGCTTTAGAAGGAAACGTGGAACAGATTGAAAGATTGGGGAAATATATTGACAACTCGATGCATAAACTTATCAGTTATGACGACAAATTAACTCAAGCCATTTTCCATAAAGGATCAGGAGAACAGCACCTAGAGAAGTTGCTAGTTGCAGCTAAAGCAGCAAATAATGAAGAAGACTTGAAACAGGTTTTAGTTAGATTCCCTAGAAGCACAACACTGGCAGAAGCTGTAAAAAGCCCAGTGTTAGCTGAAAAAT gtCAAACAATTGCCGACATTGCAGCAAGTAAAGGTATATATTTACCAGCAAACTTATTGTGGATGGAATATTTACTAGCTGGAAAGACGACAGAAGCACAAATGTTTTgggataaatatttaaagaactCTGAAGTGGTAGTTTTCAGAAGATTGCTTCAAGAGAGCCATTTACAACGTAATCCTAAACAAATTCAAGATTTAATTCACTACTTAAAAACTAACACCAAATTGCCACTCTCAACTGTTGGGAATGCCTATTcaagattaattaatttacacatagtcgaaaataaaattgatgaaGCAAAAACAGTATTAGATGATGCATACAAATTTGGTATAACCAATGAGCATTTGAATAAAACAACCTTGCAAAGACTTCAGCAGGCCTTTGAAGCAAATGGAAAACCGTTTGAGTATTCCTTATAA
- the LOC123693653 gene encoding uncharacterized protein LOC123693653 gives MFYPVESLRRGGRFYLCWVADSWPLRFAAIRQRQLWSQDIREICQDLLEVIVQESGRPSNRFSLRLSSQLLRGLVRLYQRKVTDLAGDLCMINALAMKSTHKRSPDEQGPHETRRHQIPRLVFEEQPDEERVLELIQNSGNIVAHVEDITLREPTLPENRPIDDGFGELQPYQQLMVVTDRTLEMMLARDTTAATSALDIQLDVSDKSHDKSRLVAHDGAAMEPISERDLSVLGKCMTLINSMGGELRTVGDFDKEISEISVIPPPELSAPQETQADVGKNMNVGEPITEQIPQEQRPNLSLEEIALEELERERLAKKRKPTKLKIDRKKKLSTDYIRSRIADNNVEISEVMIYDVIHVPANQLLERPTCVGHKVRCNLGLTLRRMYLRNLGHGKRHLAPEVEIEEPLARRITRNSALEKINEEIEPIHVEPPILQPPEIIPDINIKDATVVEHMDITDLPTQRIRTLTQTDIQTEDMVSPPKRMRTGQQNVKGSFKKSKKIQMEEDLDTNKENVPTAERIESLLQEAGLADMQDKPYTQTNIQTQANTRVTRKDTSDSETQLGSLDRTKVSLGESVRTTDTGRFIRDEWGTQGTMTKVYQCIRRNLHPLSVQRLLDHGPVLSGHTRAIAAKCFYSLLKLKQHQFISISKDPVTLEIIDITLGPRLQKA, from the exons ATGTTTTATCCTGTGGAATCTCTGAGACGAGGaggtagattttatttatgttggGTCGCCGATTCTTGGCCACTTCGTTTTGCCGCTATCAGACAACGCCAGCTCTGGTCTCAAGATATTAGAGAAATATG TCAAGATTTACTAGAAGTCATAGTACAGGAGTCTGGCCGTCCCTCGAACAGATTTTCCCTTCGTTTAAGTTCCCAACTTCTGCGAGGTTTAGTCCGCCTATATCAAAGAAAAGTAACTGATTTAGCAG GTGATCTTTGTATGATTAATGCACTTGCTATGAAATCTACTCACAAAag atCTCCCGATGAGCAAGGACCTCATGAAACGCGTCGTCATCAAATTCCTAGACTAGTTTTTGAGGAACAACCTGATGAAGAAAGAGTTTTAGAACTCATTcag aATAGTGGAAATATAGTTGCTCATGTTGAGGATATCACTCTTAGAGAGCCAACTTTACCTGAAAATAGACCCATTGAT GACGGTTTCGGCGAGCTCCAACCGTACCAACAACTCATGGTAGTAACGGATCGAACACTGGAGATGATGTTAGCGCGCGACACGACCGCTGCGACCAGCGCGCTCGACATACAGCTGGACGTCTCGGACAAGTCGCACGATAAGTCGCGGCTGGTCGCACACGACGGCGCGGCTATGGAGCCGATATCGGAACGCGATTTGTCTGTGCTGGGGAAATGTATGACTTTGATCAATT CAATGGGAGGAGAGCTGCGTACAGTCGGCGATTTTGATAAAG AAATATCTGAAATATCCGTAATCCCGCCTCCTGAATTGTCTGCTCCCCAAGAAAC gCAAGCTGACGTTggtaaaaatatgaatgtcGGAGAACCGATTACAGAACAAATACCACAGGAGCAAAGGCCAAACTTGTCCCTGGAGGAAATCGCTTTGGAA GAATTGGAACGAGAACGATTGGCGAAGAAACGCAAGCCaacaaaactaaaaatcgACAGAAAGAAGAAATTGAGTACTGATTATATAAGATCGCGTATAGCTGACAACAATGTGGAGATAAGTGAG GTAATGATATATGATGTTATCCATGTACCGGCAAATCAATTGTTAGAACGTCCAACTTGTGTGGGACATAAAGTGCGCTGTAATCTTGGACTCACTTTGAGGAGAATGTATCTGAGGAACTTGGGCCATGGGAAGAGGCATTTAGCCCCAGAGGTGGAAATTGAA GAACCTCTGGCTCGGCGAATAACTAGAAATTCGgctttagaaaaaataaatgaagagATAGAACCCATACATGTTGAACCGCCAATTTTACAGCCACCAGAAATTATTccagatataaatataaaagatgcTACAGTTGTAGAACATATGGATATAACTGACTTGCCGACGCAAAGGATTCGCACTTTAACACAGACGGATATACAAACTGAAGATATGGTGTCTCCt CCCAAAAGAATGCGTACAGGCCAACAGAATGTGAAGGGGTCGTttaaaaagagtaaaaaaattcaaatggaAGAAGATTTAG ATACCAACAAAGAGAACGTACCTACAGCTGAGCGAATAGAGTCTCTTCTACAGGAAGCCGGTTTAGCCGATATGCAGGACAAGCCGTACACgcagacaaacatacaaacgCAAGCAAACACACGGGTGACTCGTAAAGACACGAGCGATAGTGAGACGCAGCTCGGCAGTTTAGATAGAACTAAAGTGTCGCTTGGAGAGTCTGTACGGACTACGGACACGGGACGATTTATACG GGACGAATGGGGCACGCAAGGCACAATGACCAAAGTGTACCAATGCATACGACGCAACCTCCACCCGCTCTCAGTACAGCGGCTGCTGGACCACGGACCCGTGCTATCGGGACACACGAGGGCTATAGCCGCTAAGTGCTTCTATTCTTTGCTTA AGCTAAAACAACACCAGTTTATCAGCATTTCTAAAGATCCGGTaactttagaaattatagACATTACTTTAGGACCCAGACTGCAAaaagcataa
- the LOC123693654 gene encoding uncharacterized protein LOC123693654 — MSDKINREYFAPGAAAFNYNVTGGADSASGGSGGSGMECLQLRSPPHPSFHYLISEQAKSLVALQELQNEVGALLEFRDLVIETFPNLRSKMAPSTPAVARRDWEPGVRVRRKLAGGGGDAARAKPQPSVQDSGFSTETSCGKDAHSSASASAPAPRPRPLEDELWALLDVIQRKGGRLRDEAELLRGELDERQPDTAEESFVRQLAGGCAGCGACADVARLRGERDALLARAAQLEAQAASPRAPLGRLDAPLRTPRRPPAVASPDSDKFAAILQESNPVELQRQLLVSIVQNQVYSEQLKQATEQRTLLLDKLKRVREDNEDLKFRLEEKTQNQSLKTTTATFQLEEKTTELETQRSRGAGGAGSGGGRAGSGGGRAGSGGGRAGGGAGDSPSRHSMRDLETLQLPSDEPRRRPSRIPRHTPHKGAAPRPPPAVPPRPPSAGSVRSVRSARRPDKPPAPRLAPDKNQEAHVEVSSEADSLNMDPRQLEAGAALVAEYLTRAARLAPLYPALRTARTARTARTRPLPADLLAYETPHNLALELSKSILYENSASIDLKTLKSLDSHDDASLWEGKPQQYFESMNEGLGTEEFDDDSLAS, encoded by the exons ACGGGCGGTGCAGACAGCGCGAGCGGCGGCTCCGGCGGCTCGGGAATGGAGTGCCTCCAGCTGCGCTCCCCCCCGCACCCCTCCTTCCACTACCTCATCTCGGAGCAGGCTAAGTCCCTCGTCGCGCTACAG GAACTCCAGAATGAGGTCGGCGCTCTGCTCGAGTTCCGCGACCTCGTCATCGAGACATTCCCGAACTTGCGCTCGAAGATGGCCCCCTCGACGCCGGCGGTGGCCCGGCGCGACTGGGAGCCCGGCGTGCGCGTGCGCCGCAAGCTCGCCGGCGGCGGCGGCGACGCGGCGCGCGCCAAGCCGCAGCCCTCCGTGCAGGACTCCGGCTTCAGCACCGAGACCTCCTGCGGCAAGGACGCGCACTCCTCCGCCTCCGCGTCCGCGCCGGCCCCCCGCCCGCGCCCGCTCGAGGACGAGCTGTGGGCGCTGCTCGACGTCATCCAGCGCAAGGGCGGCCGGCTGCGCGACGAGGCGGAGCTGCTGCGCGGCGAGCTGGACGAGCGGCAGCCCGACACGGCCGAGGAGTCGTTCGTGCGGCAGCTGGCGGGCGGCTGCGCGGGCTGCGGGGCTTGCGCGGACGTGGCGCGGCTGCGCGGCGAGCGCGACGCGCTGCTGGCGCGAGCTGCGCAGCTGGAGGCGCAGGCGGCCAGCCCGCGCGCGCCGCTGGGCCGCCTGGACGCGCCGCTGCGCACGCCGCGCCGCCCGCCCGCCGTCGCGAGCCCCGACAGCGACAAGTTCGCGGCGATTCTCCAAGAGAGCAATCCCGTCGAACTGCAACGGCAGCTCCTCGTCTCCATCGTACAAAATCAG GTGTACAGTGAACAGTTGAAGCAAGCAACGGAACAACGTACTCTACTCTTGGATAAACTTAAACGTGTGAGAGAGGACAACGAAGATTTGAAGTTTAGG CTGGAAGAGAAGACTCAAAATCAAAGTTTAAAAACAACAACCGCTACATTTCAGCTGGAAGAGAAGACGACAGAGCTGGAGACGCAGCGGTCGCGGGGTGCGGGCGGGGCGGGGTCGGGCGGGGGGCGCGCGGGGTCGGGCGGGGGGCGCGCGGGGTCGGGCGGCGGGCGCGCGGGGGGCGGGGCCGGGGACAGCCCCTCGCGGCACAGCATGCGCGACCTGGAGACGCTGCAGCTGCCCAGCGACGAGCCGCGCCGGCGCCCCAGCCGCATCCCGCGCCACACGCCGCACAAGGGCGCGGCGCCCCGGCCGCCGCCCGCCGTGCCCCCGCGCCCGCCGTCGGCCGGCTCCGTGCGCTCCGTGCGCTCGGCGCGGCGCCCCGACAAGCCGCCGGCGCCCCGCCTGGCGCCAGACAAG AACCAAGAGGCTCACGTCGAGGTGAGCTCGGAGGCGGACTCGCTGAACATGGACCCCCGGCAGCTGGAGGCGGGCGCTGCGCTGGTGGCGGAGTACCTGACCCGCGCCGCCCGCCTCGCGCCGCTCTACCCCGCGCTGCGCACAGCCCGCACAGCTCGCACAGCTCGCACCCGCCCGCTGCCCGCCGACCTGCTCGCGTACGAGACGCCGCACAACTTGGCTCTCGAACTCTCCAAATCGATCCTCTACGAGAACTCGGCCTCGATCGACCTGAAGACGCTCAAGTCGCTCGACTCCCACGACGACGCGTCCCTGTGGGAGGGCAAACCGCAGCAGTACTTCGAGAGCATGAACGAGGGCCTCGGCACTGAGGAGTTCGACgacgactcgctcgcttcgtaA